One Nitrospirota bacterium genomic window carries:
- the trmFO gene encoding methylenetetrahydrofolate--tRNA-(uracil(54)-C(5))-methyltransferase (FADH(2)-oxidizing) TrmFO — MKPELVIIGGGLAGSEAAWQAAERGIKVLLYEMRPGKMTEAHKTGDLAELVCSNSLKSSDVSNSHGLLKEELRMLNSIILVIAEKNRVPAGSALAVDRSAFSKMVTEHIATHPNIKIIREEVSMPSFEIPAIIATGPLTSEKMTSALAGIIEEAFIYFHDAISPIISSDSINNEIAFRASRYNRSGNDYINCPLNIEEYEQFYQALISADKTTARPFEKTPYFEACMPVEAIAERGRETLLFGPMKPVGLKDPRNDKEPYAVVQLRQEDKYGQAYNMVGFQTRLKWPEQKKVIRMIPGLENAEFLRYGSLHRNTYINSPRLLDTSLRLKKRENIYLTGQLIGVEGYTEATAMGLLAGLSSVMHLRGEEFIPPPATTGIGALLQHVTVEGPSAFQPMNINWGLIPPLQKKFRDKVQNRIKMGERSLKDIEKWKKQLKF, encoded by the coding sequence ATGAAACCAGAACTCGTTATAATCGGCGGCGGACTCGCCGGCTCTGAAGCAGCCTGGCAGGCTGCAGAACGAGGTATTAAGGTCCTTCTTTACGAGATGCGTCCGGGTAAAATGACCGAAGCCCACAAAACCGGAGACCTTGCAGAACTTGTCTGCAGCAACTCGCTTAAATCCAGTGATGTATCCAACTCCCATGGCCTGCTCAAGGAAGAGCTTCGGATGCTCAACTCCATTATCCTGGTCATTGCAGAAAAAAACAGGGTGCCTGCCGGCTCTGCACTTGCCGTAGACCGCTCAGCCTTTTCAAAGATGGTGACTGAACACATAGCAACTCATCCCAACATAAAGATTATCAGGGAAGAGGTCTCAATGCCATCATTTGAAATCCCTGCAATAATTGCAACCGGGCCGCTTACTTCCGAGAAAATGACAAGTGCGCTGGCAGGGATCATTGAAGAGGCTTTCATATATTTTCATGACGCCATCTCACCGATTATAAGCAGTGACAGCATAAACAACGAGATTGCATTCAGGGCTTCAAGATATAACAGGAGCGGCAATGATTACATCAATTGCCCTTTGAACATAGAAGAGTATGAACAGTTTTATCAGGCCCTTATTTCAGCAGATAAGACCACAGCAAGGCCATTTGAAAAGACGCCTTATTTTGAGGCATGCATGCCTGTAGAGGCAATCGCAGAACGTGGAAGGGAGACCCTTCTGTTCGGCCCTATGAAACCTGTCGGTCTTAAAGACCCAAGGAACGATAAAGAGCCTTATGCAGTAGTCCAGCTTCGTCAGGAGGACAAATACGGACAGGCATATAACATGGTTGGTTTTCAGACAAGACTCAAGTGGCCTGAGCAGAAAAAGGTTATCAGGATGATACCTGGCCTTGAAAACGCCGAGTTCCTTCGTTATGGCAGTCTGCACAGAAATACCTATATTAATTCTCCCCGCCTTCTCGATACATCACTAAGACTTAAGAAGAGAGAAAATATTTATCTAACGGGACAATTAATCGGTGTGGAGGGTTATACTGAGGCAACGGCCATGGGTCTACTTGCAGGGTTATCTTCCGTCATGCATCTCAGGGGAGAGGAGTTCATCCCTCCTCCGGCAACTACAGGAATTGGAGCCCTGCTTCAACATGTAACAGTAGAAGGTCCATCAGCATTTCAACCAATGAATATAAACTGGGGACTAATTCCACCATTGCAAAAGAAGTTTAGAGACAAGGTGCAAAACAGGATTAAAATGGGCGAGAGGTCACTCAAAGACATTGAGAAATGGAAAAAGCAGTTAAAATTTTGA